The Candidatus Aquicultor sp. genome contains the following window.
ACGGGGTATTCCCGTCAGCAGTTCTACGAGATCAAGCGAAGCTTTCAGACCTACGGCTTTGAGGGTTTAATTGATAAGGATCCCATCCCAAAGTCGATGCCGACCAAGACGCCACCGGAGATCGAAGAAAAAGTCATCAGCCTCTCAATCGAGCACCCCGCATTCGGCCAGCAGCGTATCTCTGATGAGCTTGCCTTGATCGGTACCCAGGTCTGTGCGGCAACGGTGAGAAACATCTGGGTACGACATAACCTTGAGACTAAGTACAAACGTCTTCTGGCACTGGAAGAGAAAACGGCGACAGAAGAATTCACATTAACGGAAACGCAGATTAAGCTCTTGGAGAAGCACAATCCGGCCCTCAAAGAGCGCCACGTCGAGTCGGCTCATCCGGGGTACCTGCTTTCCCAGGATACCTTCTATGTCGGCAGAATCAAAGGTGTTGGGCGCATCTACCTGCAAGCTGTCGTCGATACGTTTTGTTCCCTTGCTTTTGGTAAACTCTATACCTCAAAGCTCCCTGTTACCGCAGCAGATATCCTCTATGATCGCGTGCTGCCGTTCTACGGGGCAGAGGGCGTGCCGGTCTTAAATATCCTCACCGACAACGGCACCGAGTTTAAGGGCAAACTCGATTCCCACCACTATGAGCTTTTCCTGGCCCTCAATGATATCGAGCACCGCTACTGTAAAGTAGCAACACCGAAAACGAACGGCTTCGTCGAGCGGTTCAACCGCACGGTACTCGATGAGTTCTTCAGAGAGGCATTTAGGAAGAAATTCTACGCATCGGTTGAAGAGCTGCAAGTCGATCTTGACGAGTGGCTGACTCACTACAACCATGAGCGGCCTCACCGGGGTTATCGCAACATGGGACGGCGCCCCTATGAATCATTTACCGCCGGTAAGGATCTTATCCCAACTGAGCCTGAAAAGAAGGAGGTGGCATTGGTAAGCTAGAACTAAATGCGTAGTCTCAAAGGGGCCGAACTGTCAGGTAAGCTCTTAACTTTTACAACTAACTCTATGATCTGGTCAAGTAAAAATGGACACTTTACTTAGGATGCTTTGCTTAGCATCCATGACTGCTCGAACTGCCTAGGGCTCATATAGCCCAGATACGAATGAAACCGCTGGCTGTTGTAAAACATCTCGATGTAATCGATGATGTCCTGTTTTGCCTCCTCCCTGGTTATATAGTTGGCGAAATGAACTCGCTCTACCTTTAAGCTGCCAAAGAAGCTCTCCGCGACAGCATTATCAAAGCAATTGCCGATTCCGCTCATGCTTTGAACAGCGCCGCCGCTTGCCAATAGTTTCCGAAACTCAAGGCTTGCGTACTGGCTGCCCCGGTCGGAGTGAAATATCAATCCCTTCTGCGGCCTGCGTTGCCAATAGGCCATGTTAAACGCGTTTATGACAAGCTCTTTGGTAATACGCCTCTCCATCGACCAGCCCACGATCTGCCGTGAGTAAAGGTCCATTACAATGGCCAAATAACTCCAGCCCTCATGCGTCCAGATATAGGTGATGTCTGAAACCCACGCTCTGTTGGGAGCGGCAACAGTAAAGTCCTGCGCAAGCAGGTTGGGTGCAACCGGCAGGCTATGGTTGCTCTCCGTTGTTACCTTAAACTTACGGCGCTTCTTTACCGCAACTGCTGCCAGACGCATCAGTGTCCGTGCTTTTGTCCGGCCGCAGGGGATACCTTTGTTTTTAAGTGCCCGTGCGATCCTGCGGGTGCCGTAAGTTTCGCCGGAACCCCTATGGACCCTTCGCACGAGCTCGATCAGCTCATCGCTGTACTTTACGTTATCCGCTCGTTTTTCCCACGCATAGTAGCCGCTTCTGTGTACCTGCATCACGTTGCAGAGTGCTGTTATCGGATAGTTGGCCTTCTCCACCGAAATGAACCGATACCTTACTTGGGTTCGTTGGCGAAGAAGGCCGCCGCCTTTTTTAGTATCTCGCGCTCCATCTTTAAGCGGCGATTTTCTTCTTGCAGCCGCTTGATTTCGGCTTTCTCATCTGCGTGTGCCGCCGGTGTGTATTTGCCGGATTCGAACTCTCTCTTCCAGCGCCCCAGCATGTTCTCTCGTATCCCTAAGTTTCTGGCGGCCTCGCTTATCTTATAGCCCTGCTCGGTAACAAGCTTTACCGCTTCTTCCTTAAATTCTTGCGTATATTTCCTTTTTGGCTTGCTCATATTGATACCTCCATGCTCATTAAAAACAACTCTTTGGGAGGTGTCCACTATTAGCGTGCCAGATCAAAGATTCAAATTGATCGACGAAGAGAGCGCACACCATAGCATCTCCCGCTTAGCCCGCGTCCTCGGTGTGACGGCCGCAGGCTACTACGCCTGGAAGTTCCGGGCACCGTCAGAGCGAAAGCTGCAAGACGAACTATTGAAAACAAAAATAGAACGGATCCACAAAGATTCATTCGGCATCTACGGGGCGCCTCGCATCCACGCCGAACTTAAGGCGAACGACATATGTGTTGGCAGGAAGCGCGTAGCTAGATTAATGAAGGAACTCGGCATCGAGGGCGTATCCAAGCGCGGCAGGCGAAGGATCACAAAACCAAAAGAGGCAACACCGATCGCACCGGATCTCGTCAATCGCGACTTTACCGCCACAAAACCAAATGAGCTCTGGATTGCGGATATAACATATATACCGACCTGGCAAGGGTGGCTGTTTCTCTCAGTAGTTAACGATGCCTATAGCCGAAAAGTCTGCGGTTGGTCGATGCGAGATGACTTGAAAGCAGAACTCGTAATCGATGCACTGGGTATGGCGGTAACGAGAAGGCGGCCCAAACCGGGACTCATCCATCATTCGGATCGCGGCAGCCAGTATGCTGCCCTTGCGTTCGGCAAGACGCTTAAAGACTCAGGCATTATGGCATCCATGGGCAGTCGCGGGGACGCCTATGACAATGCGGCAGCCGAGAGTTTTATGTCGACGATTAAGGCCGAGCTAATCCATCGGCAATCATGGAAAACCAAGGATAAGGCACGCCTTGCTGTCTTTCGCTATATCGAATGTTTCTACAATCCATTGCGGAGGCATTCGGGGATTGGCTACCTAAGTCCGGACGAGTATGAGAAACTATTTGATGAGACCTCAGAGGAGTCGATTGTTCAAGCTAATGTGTCAACGCTAACGGGGTAAGTCCGTTCTCAAGAAAGAAACAGTTAAGAGTGTCTTTGAAATTGCCAAAGAGGGTGGGAAACATAGTGGTTTCTATAAACAATATGTTAACAAGCAAACTAAGGAAATTCAAAAAGGCATTAAATCCATTAATAAGCAGATCGAGGAACATAAAGGCAAAATAGCAAATCCTGAGAAATATATCCCTAACTGGAATAGGCTTGACCCAAGAAGACAGCAAGCATTAATGAATAAGATATGGCCAGGCGATATCAAAAGACAGAGAGAGGAAAAACAGATACTTGAAGGCATACTAAGAGAAAGGTAATGAAGATGAGTGAGCAAATGATTAATTTTATAAAAGATTTAATTACCCTATATCAAGAAAAATACAATGAGACATTGTTCGAGGAAAAAGGTGAATCCGAACAGGACAAGGTGTTTAGATTAGGCTCCAATATTGCGTAT
Protein-coding sequences here:
- a CDS encoding IS481 family transposase → MTAKEKVAQSKLTMLQLAEQLKNVSEACRMTGYSRQQFYEIKRSFQTYGFEGLIDKDPIPKSMPTKTPPEIEEKVISLSIEHPAFGQQRISDELALIGTQVCAATVRNIWVRHNLETKYKRLLALEEKTATEEFTLTETQIKLLEKHNPALKERHVESAHPGYLLSQDTFYVGRIKGVGRIYLQAVVDTFCSLAFGKLYTSKLPVTAADILYDRVLPFYGAEGVPVLNILTDNGTEFKGKLDSHHYELFLALNDIEHRYCKVATPKTNGFVERFNRTVLDEFFREAFRKKFYASVEELQVDLDEWLTHYNHERPHRGYRNMGRRPYESFTAGKDLIPTEPEKKEVALVS
- a CDS encoding IS3 family transposase (programmed frameshift), with the translated sequence MSKPKRKYTQEFKEEAVKLVTEQGYKISEAARNLGIRENMLGRWKREFESGKYTPAAHADEKAEIKRLQEENRRLKMEREIPKKGGGLLRQRTQVRYRFISVEKANYPITALCNVMQVHRSGYYAWEKRADNVKYSDELIELVRRVHRGSGETYGTRRIARALKNKGIPCGRTKARTLMRLAAVAVKKRRKFKVTTESNHSLPVAPNLLAQDFTVAAPNRAWVSDITYIWTHEGWSYLAIVMDLYSRQIVGWSMERRITKELVINAFNMAYWQRRPQKGLIFHSDRGSQYASLEFRKLLASGGAVQSMSGIGNCFDNAVAESFFGSLKVERVHFANYITREEAKQDIIDYIEMFYNSQRFHSYLGYMSPRQFEQSWMLSKAS
- a CDS encoding IS3 family transposase — protein: MPDQRFKLIDEESAHHSISRLARVLGVTAAGYYAWKFRAPSERKLQDELLKTKIERIHKDSFGIYGAPRIHAELKANDICVGRKRVARLMKELGIEGVSKRGRRRITKPKEATPIAPDLVNRDFTATKPNELWIADITYIPTWQGWLFLSVVNDAYSRKVCGWSMRDDLKAELVIDALGMAVTRRRPKPGLIHHSDRGSQYAALAFGKTLKDSGIMASMGSRGDAYDNAAAESFMSTIKAELIHRQSWKTKDKARLAVFRYIECFYNPLRRHSGIGYLSPDEYEKLFDETSEESIVQANVSTLTG